In a single window of the Streptacidiphilus sp. P02-A3a genome:
- a CDS encoding 2Fe-2S iron-sulfur cluster-binding protein — translation MDALVAVLAERRPGTEARLERFHPAESAAGAEAAELELELARSGISLTVPADRSVLRAVRDRLPDTPYSCEQGFCGTCRTKVLSGTPDHRDELLTERERADSMLICVSRGGGGKLVLDL, via the coding sequence ATGGACGCCCTGGTGGCGGTGCTCGCCGAGCGGCGCCCGGGGACCGAGGCGCGGCTGGAGCGGTTCCACCCGGCGGAGAGCGCCGCCGGGGCCGAGGCGGCCGAGCTGGAGCTGGAACTCGCCCGCAGCGGGATCTCGTTGACCGTCCCGGCCGACCGCAGCGTGCTGCGCGCGGTCCGCGACCGGCTGCCGGACACCCCCTACTCCTGCGAACAGGGCTTCTGCGGCACCTGCCGGACCAAGGTGCTGTCCGGCACCCCGGACCACCGCGACGAGCTGCTCACCGAGCGGGAGCGGGCCGACTCCATGCTGATCTGCGTCTCCCGCGGTGGTGGCGGCAAGCTGGTGCTTGACCTCTGA
- the crcB gene encoding fluoride efflux transporter CrcB, whose amino-acid sequence MPVLMVFLGGMLGAPVRYLADRAVQTRHRSVFPLGTLLINVSGAFILGAVGAATAHQHLPANVSLLLGTGFCGGLTTFSTFSFETMRLLEDGSLAEAGLNVVGSLLLGLAAAFAGYALLS is encoded by the coding sequence ATGCCCGTGCTCATGGTCTTCCTCGGCGGCATGCTCGGCGCGCCGGTCCGCTACCTGGCCGACCGGGCGGTGCAGACCCGGCACCGGAGCGTGTTCCCGCTGGGCACGCTGCTGATCAACGTCTCCGGGGCGTTCATCCTGGGCGCGGTCGGCGCCGCCACCGCGCACCAGCACCTGCCCGCGAACGTCAGCCTGCTGCTCGGCACCGGCTTCTGCGGCGGCCTGACCACCTTCTCCACCTTCTCCTTCGAGACCATGCGGCTGCTGGAGGACGGCTCGCTGGCCGAGGCCGGGCTGAACGTGGTCGGCAGCCTGCTGCTGGGCCTCGCCGCCGCCTTCGCCGGGTACGCGCTGCTGAGTTGA
- the bldC gene encoding developmental transcriptional regulator BldC: MTARTPDAEPLLTPAEVATMFRVDPKTVTRWAKAGKLTSIRTLGGHRRYREAEVRALLAGIPQQRGEV; the protein is encoded by the coding sequence ATGACCGCTCGCACCCCTGATGCCGAACCGCTGCTGACGCCGGCGGAGGTTGCCACCATGTTCCGCGTTGACCCGAAGACGGTCACTCGCTGGGCCAAGGCCGGCAAGCTCACGTCGATCCGTACGCTCGGTGGGCATCGTCGTTACCGCGAGGCCGAGGTTCGCGCGCTGCTTGCGGGTATCCCGCAGCAGCGTGGTGAAGTCTGA
- a CDS encoding TetR/AcrR family transcriptional regulator, which produces MSASSSPRPPRRRLGVEQRREQLIAVALEFFAKQAPEEVSIDEIAAAAGASRPLVYHYFPGKQGLYEEAIRRAGEQLAALFEEPREGPLSERLHRVMGRYLGFVESHGPGFSALLRGGSASSTPDTGAVIDRVRQAAMDQVIAHLELPGPSVRVRLAVRAWIANAETTAIAWLADQDGLQPRPDRLTRQELQLRLVQEFVVMLLVSLSYEPELLPAFRSFFAQERPEGPTGLLVRRLTGLLADPALAAEALRLATPDPAPGA; this is translated from the coding sequence ATGAGCGCATCATCCAGCCCCCGGCCGCCCCGGCGTCGGCTCGGGGTCGAGCAGCGGCGTGAGCAACTGATCGCCGTCGCCCTGGAGTTCTTCGCCAAGCAGGCCCCCGAGGAGGTGTCGATCGACGAGATCGCCGCCGCGGCGGGGGCCTCGCGGCCCCTGGTGTACCACTACTTCCCCGGCAAGCAGGGCCTGTACGAGGAGGCCATACGCCGCGCCGGGGAGCAGCTGGCGGCGCTGTTCGAGGAGCCGCGCGAGGGGCCGCTGTCCGAGCGGCTGCACCGGGTGATGGGCCGTTACCTGGGCTTCGTGGAGTCCCACGGCCCGGGCTTCTCCGCGCTGCTGCGCGGCGGCTCGGCCTCGTCGACCCCGGACACCGGCGCGGTCATCGACCGGGTCAGGCAGGCGGCGATGGACCAGGTCATCGCCCACCTGGAGCTGCCCGGGCCGAGCGTCCGGGTGCGGCTGGCGGTGCGCGCCTGGATCGCCAACGCGGAGACCACCGCCATCGCCTGGCTCGCGGACCAGGACGGCCTCCAGCCCCGGCCCGACCGGCTGACCCGGCAGGAGCTGCAACTGCGGCTGGTGCAGGAGTTCGTGGTGATGCTGCTGGTCAGCCTCTCCTACGAGCCGGAACTGCTGCCCGCGTTCCGGTCCTTCTTCGCCCAGGAGCGGCCGGAGGGACCGACCGGCCTGCTGGTGCGGCGGCTCACCGGCCTCCTGGCCGACCCGGCCCTGGCCGCCGAAGCCCTGCGCCTGGCCACCCCGGACCCAGCTCCCGGCGCCTGA
- a CDS encoding SDR family oxidoreductase, with the protein MSSHHRGRAPDEGRRSFVTAPDGVRLAVREWGDPDSAAPAVVLVHGYPDTHAVWRPIAGLLAANRRVVAYDVRGAGASDAPRRIGAYTLAALEADLGAVLDAVSPDRPVHLVGHDWGSIQSWEAVTGSALADRIASFTSVSGPCLDHAAHWFRAKARHPRPRGLAQLAGQGLRSWYLGYFQLPLLPPLLWRTGLAKAWPALQHAIEGVPRGSAAPTLPADAVRGLALYRANMLPRIARPRQRPTAIPVQVVLPQRDLYVSPALAGQAPQPWAPRLWRRPLRSGHWAPLTHDGVLARWIEEFAAHIDGAPAAPGLARAQVRPPGQREPGSFAGRLAVVTGAGSGIGRATALALAEGGASVIAADLNAEAAARTARLASLFGAPAHPYTVDVADAAAMEAFAKAVQSEHGTPDIVVNNAGIGMGGAFLDTSTADWEAVLGVNLMGVVHGCRLFGAQLKERGEGGHIVNIASAAAFTPSRTLPAYATTKAAVLMLSECLRAELAGEGIGVSAVCPGFVNTGIARATRYVGVSGDEQEQLRGNADRLYRLRNVGPDRIAAAVLRAVEENRAVVPVAAEARIGSALRRLSPGTLRLIARRDLTPRSSSRRTR; encoded by the coding sequence ATGAGCAGCCACCACCGGGGCCGGGCCCCGGACGAAGGCCGCCGCAGCTTCGTCACCGCACCGGACGGCGTCCGGCTCGCGGTGCGCGAGTGGGGTGACCCGGACTCCGCCGCCCCCGCCGTGGTGCTGGTCCACGGCTACCCAGACACCCACGCCGTGTGGCGGCCGATCGCCGGGCTGCTGGCCGCGAACCGCCGGGTGGTGGCCTACGACGTGCGCGGCGCCGGGGCCTCCGACGCGCCGCGCCGGATCGGCGCCTACACCCTGGCCGCGCTGGAGGCCGACCTCGGCGCGGTGCTGGACGCGGTCAGCCCGGACCGCCCGGTCCACCTGGTCGGGCACGACTGGGGCTCGATCCAGTCCTGGGAGGCGGTCACCGGCAGTGCCCTGGCCGACCGGATCGCCTCCTTCACCTCGGTCTCCGGGCCCTGCCTGGACCACGCCGCGCACTGGTTCCGGGCCAAGGCCCGGCACCCCCGGCCGCGCGGCCTGGCCCAGCTCGCCGGGCAGGGGCTGCGCTCCTGGTACCTCGGGTACTTCCAACTCCCGCTGCTGCCGCCGCTGCTGTGGCGGACCGGGCTGGCCAAGGCGTGGCCCGCGCTTCAACACGCGATCGAGGGCGTCCCGCGCGGCAGCGCCGCGCCGACGCTGCCGGCCGACGCGGTCCGCGGGCTGGCGCTGTACCGGGCCAACATGCTGCCCCGGATCGCGCGGCCCCGGCAGCGGCCCACCGCGATCCCGGTCCAGGTGGTGCTGCCGCAGCGGGACCTCTACGTCTCCCCGGCGCTGGCCGGGCAGGCCCCGCAGCCCTGGGCGCCCCGGCTGTGGCGCCGCCCGCTGCGCTCCGGGCACTGGGCCCCGCTCACCCACGACGGCGTCCTCGCCCGCTGGATCGAGGAGTTCGCCGCGCACATCGACGGCGCGCCGGCCGCGCCCGGCCTGGCGCGGGCCCAGGTGCGGCCGCCCGGGCAGCGCGAGCCGGGGTCGTTCGCCGGGCGGCTCGCGGTGGTCACCGGCGCGGGCAGCGGCATCGGCCGGGCCACCGCGCTCGCCCTCGCCGAGGGCGGCGCCAGCGTGATCGCCGCCGACCTGAACGCCGAGGCCGCGGCCCGCACCGCCCGGCTCGCCTCGCTGTTCGGCGCCCCGGCCCACCCGTACACCGTGGACGTCGCCGACGCCGCCGCGATGGAGGCCTTCGCCAAGGCGGTGCAGAGCGAGCACGGCACGCCCGACATCGTGGTCAACAACGCCGGGATCGGCATGGGCGGGGCCTTCCTGGACACCAGCACCGCCGACTGGGAGGCGGTGCTCGGCGTCAACCTGATGGGCGTGGTGCACGGCTGCCGACTGTTCGGCGCGCAGCTGAAGGAGCGCGGCGAGGGCGGGCACATCGTCAACATCGCCTCGGCGGCGGCGTTCACCCCCTCGCGCACGCTCCCGGCGTACGCCACCACCAAGGCCGCGGTGCTGATGCTGAGCGAGTGCCTGCGGGCCGAACTGGCGGGCGAGGGAATCGGCGTGAGCGCGGTCTGCCCCGGCTTCGTCAACACCGGTATCGCCAGGGCCACCCGCTATGTCGGCGTCTCCGGCGACGAGCAGGAGCAGCTGCGCGGCAACGCGGACCGGCTCTACCGGCTCCGCAACGTCGGCCCGGACCGGATCGCGGCAGCCGTGCTGCGCGCGGTGGAGGAGAATCGCGCCGTCGTCCCCGTCGCCGCCGAGGCCCGGATCGGATCGGCGCTGCGCCGCCTGTCGCCCGGGACGCTGCGGCTGATCGCCCGCCGCGACCTCACCCCCCGAAGCAGCAGCAGGAGGACCCGATGA
- a CDS encoding M24 family metallopeptidase: MSNKEQPAWTPVDLARFREVQQLAYRCARAVADGLEPGTTERQAARRMRQWLEANGADDWFHVPFAWFGDRTVFHRFRTPLQFFPTDRRLEEGMPFILDCAPVADGYTADIGYAGSLGGNRVQAQILDDLQEYRRLILDQVRERRPLDQIYRAVDALVARHGYDNRHRVYPGRVLAHQVTRLRTRGPRTVVAGFGARSLQTLGRELVAERIQHRSPLWADGRSSAHAPTPGLWAVEPHLGCRGVGAKFEELLVVTEDDAYWLDEDLPHVNRWKEQAA; this comes from the coding sequence ATGTCTAATAAGGAGCAGCCGGCCTGGACGCCGGTGGATCTGGCCAGGTTCCGCGAGGTCCAGCAGCTCGCCTACCGCTGCGCGCGGGCGGTCGCGGACGGGCTGGAGCCGGGGACGACGGAACGGCAGGCCGCGCGGCGGATGCGGCAGTGGCTGGAGGCCAACGGCGCGGACGACTGGTTCCACGTGCCCTTCGCCTGGTTCGGCGACCGGACGGTGTTCCACCGCTTCCGCACGCCGCTCCAGTTCTTCCCGACCGACCGGCGGCTGGAGGAGGGCATGCCCTTCATCCTCGACTGCGCCCCGGTCGCCGACGGCTACACCGCCGACATCGGCTACGCCGGCAGCCTCGGCGGCAACCGGGTGCAGGCGCAGATCCTGGACGACCTCCAGGAGTACCGGCGGCTGATCCTGGACCAGGTGCGCGAGCGCCGCCCGCTGGACCAGATCTACCGCGCGGTGGACGCCCTGGTCGCCCGGCACGGCTACGACAACCGGCACCGGGTCTACCCGGGCCGGGTGCTGGCCCACCAGGTCACCCGGCTGCGGACGCGCGGTCCGCGCACGGTGGTCGCCGGGTTCGGCGCGCGCAGCCTGCAGACCCTCGGCCGGGAGCTGGTCGCCGAGCGGATCCAGCACCGCTCCCCGCTCTGGGCGGACGGCAGGTCCTCCGCGCACGCGCCCACCCCGGGCCTGTGGGCGGTCGAGCCGCACCTCGGCTGCCGCGGCGTCGGCGCCAAGTTCGAGGAACTGCTGGTGGTCACCGAGGACGACGCCTACTGGCTGGACGAAGACCTGCCGCACGTCAACCGCTGGAAGGAGCAGGCCGCATGA
- a CDS encoding VIT family protein, protein MDESSHDEPHQDTLGGRLNWLRAAVLGANDGVVSTAGLVVGVAGANASADTLLTAGLAGLLAGSLSMAAGEYVSVSTQRDSERAALDQERRELARTPEAELEELAGLYRQKGLSAELADEVAVQLTRHDALAAHAETELGIDPEGLANPWHAAWASFLSFTVGALLPLLAIVLPPKGVRLPVTVAAVLAALVLCGWGSARMGRAPVPPAVLRNVLGGAIAMAVTYGVGALLGASGV, encoded by the coding sequence ATTGACGAGTCGAGCCACGACGAGCCGCACCAGGACACCCTGGGCGGGCGGTTGAACTGGCTGCGGGCCGCCGTCCTCGGCGCCAACGACGGGGTGGTCTCCACCGCCGGTCTGGTCGTCGGCGTGGCCGGGGCGAACGCGTCCGCCGACACGCTGCTGACCGCCGGTCTGGCCGGGCTGCTCGCCGGTTCGCTGTCGATGGCGGCCGGCGAGTACGTCTCGGTCAGCACCCAGCGGGACTCCGAGCGGGCCGCACTCGACCAGGAGCGCCGCGAGCTGGCCCGGACGCCGGAGGCGGAGCTGGAGGAGCTGGCCGGGCTGTACCGGCAGAAGGGGCTCTCCGCGGAGCTGGCCGACGAGGTCGCGGTGCAGCTGACCCGTCACGACGCCCTGGCCGCGCACGCGGAGACCGAGTTGGGCATCGACCCGGAGGGGCTGGCCAACCCGTGGCACGCCGCCTGGGCCAGCTTCCTCTCGTTCACCGTGGGCGCGCTGCTGCCGCTGCTGGCGATCGTGCTGCCGCCGAAGGGGGTGCGGCTGCCGGTCACCGTGGCGGCGGTGCTGGCGGCGCTGGTCCTGTGCGGCTGGGGCAGCGCCCGGATGGGCCGGGCCCCGGTGCCGCCCGCGGTGCTGCGCAACGTCCTGGGCGGGGCGATCGCCATGGCCGTCACCTACGGGGTCGGCGCGCTGCTGGGGGCGTCCGGCGTCTGA
- a CDS encoding Glu/Leu/Phe/Val dehydrogenase dimerization domain-containing protein, with translation MHRIFASDSAAAPGDSHEQVVLCHDRDSGLKAVIAIHSTALGPALGGTRFHPYASEEEAVQDALNLARGMSYKNALAGLDLGGGKAVIIGDPAHATEGGAKSEALLRAYGRFVQSLGGRYITACDVGTYVADMDVVARECDFVTGRSPEYGGAGDSSVLTAFGVFQAMRACARHRWGAPTLAGRRVGVAGVGKVGHHLVGHLVEDGAQVVVTDVRADAVARVRAAHPGVEVVADAGALVRANLDVYAPCALGGALDDDTVAALTATVVCGAANNQLAHPGVEKDLADRGVLYAPDYLVNAGGVIQVADEIGGFVFERAKAKAARIYDTTLEIFARAQADGVPPAVAADRLAERRMADIGRLRSIHLPGGRRG, from the coding sequence CTGCACCGGATCTTCGCCTCCGACTCAGCGGCGGCCCCCGGCGACAGCCACGAGCAGGTCGTCCTCTGCCACGACCGCGACAGCGGCCTGAAGGCCGTCATCGCCATCCATTCCACCGCGCTGGGCCCCGCCCTCGGCGGCACCCGCTTCCACCCGTACGCCTCCGAGGAGGAGGCCGTGCAGGACGCGCTGAACCTGGCCCGCGGCATGTCCTACAAGAACGCGCTGGCCGGTCTCGACCTCGGCGGCGGCAAGGCCGTGATCATCGGCGACCCGGCCCACGCGACCGAGGGCGGCGCCAAGAGCGAGGCGCTGCTGCGGGCCTACGGCCGCTTCGTGCAGTCCCTGGGCGGTCGCTACATCACCGCCTGCGACGTCGGCACCTACGTGGCCGACATGGACGTGGTCGCCCGCGAGTGCGACTTCGTGACCGGCCGCTCGCCCGAGTACGGCGGCGCCGGGGACTCCTCGGTGCTGACCGCCTTCGGGGTGTTCCAGGCGATGCGGGCCTGCGCCCGGCACCGCTGGGGCGCGCCCACCCTGGCCGGGCGCCGGGTCGGCGTCGCCGGGGTCGGCAAGGTCGGCCACCACCTGGTGGGCCACCTGGTCGAGGACGGCGCGCAGGTGGTCGTCACCGACGTCCGGGCGGACGCGGTGGCCCGGGTGCGGGCGGCGCACCCGGGGGTGGAGGTGGTGGCCGACGCCGGGGCGCTGGTCCGCGCGAATCTGGACGTCTACGCCCCCTGTGCGCTCGGTGGCGCCCTCGACGACGACACGGTGGCGGCGCTGACCGCCACCGTGGTCTGCGGGGCCGCCAACAACCAGCTGGCGCATCCGGGCGTGGAGAAGGACCTGGCCGACCGGGGCGTGCTGTACGCGCCGGACTACCTGGTGAACGCCGGCGGCGTGATCCAGGTCGCGGACGAGATCGGCGGGTTCGTCTTCGAGCGGGCCAAGGCGAAGGCGGCGCGGATCTACGACACCACGCTGGAGATCTTCGCCCGGGCCCAGGCCGACGGCGTGCCCCCGGCGGTCGCGGCGGACCGCTTGGCCGAGCGGCGGATGGCCGACATCGGGCGGCTCCGCTCGATCCACC
- a CDS encoding CrcB family protein, whose product MPRTPKAGPGGVRRVRRHRFPTPQSAVPGGRTHPGALMPPSTPADPADPTDPADPAAPAAPAGPGDPAGPAPRLAENLPVDPDLREEPPRGRPREWDVVAVIALGGGLGSVARYGIARAWPTPVDGFPWATFVTNIAGSLALGLLMVYVIEVWPPGRYRRPFLGVGIIGGFTTFSTYMSETRGLLATHHFARADAYALTSLLVGLAAVWTGIALARVAVHKPVRRGPKLRSEAGRTATVPDSQKAGSR is encoded by the coding sequence ATGCCCCGAACCCCCAAGGCCGGTCCCGGCGGTGTCCGCCGCGTCCGCCGTCACCGTTTCCCGACCCCGCAGTCGGCCGTCCCCGGCGGACGCACCCACCCTGGAGCGCTGATGCCCCCCAGCACCCCCGCAGATCCCGCAGATCCCACGGATCCCGCGGACCCCGCAGCACCCGCAGCCCCCGCGGGCCCCGGCGACCCGGCGGGCCCCGCGCCGCGGCTCGCGGAGAACCTGCCGGTCGACCCGGACCTGCGCGAGGAGCCGCCGCGCGGGCGGCCCCGCGAGTGGGACGTGGTCGCGGTGATCGCCCTCGGCGGCGGCCTCGGCAGCGTCGCCCGCTACGGCATCGCCCGGGCCTGGCCCACCCCCGTCGACGGTTTCCCCTGGGCCACCTTCGTCACCAACATCGCGGGCAGCCTCGCCCTGGGCCTGCTGATGGTCTACGTGATCGAGGTCTGGCCGCCCGGGCGCTACCGCCGCCCGTTCCTCGGGGTGGGCATCATCGGCGGGTTCACCACCTTCTCGACCTACATGTCCGAGACCCGCGGCCTGCTGGCCACCCACCACTTCGCCCGGGCCGACGCCTACGCGCTGACCAGCCTGCTGGTCGGGCTGGCTGCCGTGTGGACCGGGATCGCGCTGGCCCGGGTCGCCGTCCACAAGCCGGTCCGGCGCGGCCCGAAGCTGCGCAGCGAGGCCGGGCGCACCGCCACCGTGCCCGACTCCCAGAAGGCAGGATCCCGCTGA